The Leptospira koniambonensis sequence CCATACTACTCTACAATCGTTTTCTTAGTTAGAAAAGGTAACCCTAAAGCGATCAAAGATTGGGACGATGTTGTAAAACCAGGGATTGGAGTGATCACACCAAACCCTAAAACTTCTGGTGGAGCTCGTTGGAATTATTTAGCAGCTTGGGGATTCGCTAAGAAAAAATACAAAACAGAAGAAGCTGCAACTCAGTTCGTTAAAAATCTCTATAAGAACACTTCTGTCCTGGACACTGGTGCCAGAGGATCCACTACTACTTTCGTTCAAAGGGGAATCGGTGATGTTCTTCTTGCTTGGGAAAATGAAGCAGAACTTGCTCTATCCGAGTCCAGAAAAGCAAACGGTGGAGTCGCTCAGTTCGAAGTGGTTTATCCAAGCACAAGTATCCTTGCTGAAACTCCTGTAGCAATCGTTGAAAAAGTGGCTGCTAAAAAAGGAACCACTGAAGTAGCAAAAGCTTACCTGGAATTCTTATACACTAAAGAAGGCCAAGAAATCGTCGCTAAACATTTCTTCCGTCCAAATGATGCAGCTATCCTAAA is a genomic window containing:
- a CDS encoding sulfate ABC transporter substrate-binding protein; the encoded protein is MKAKSNNSVLRSIAKGIGALALTGIFSLSAYANDTLLNVSFDPTRELYEEINKKFVESWKKKSGKDLTIQQSHGGSGKQARAVIDGLEADVVTLALAYDIDSIVTNGGSVSKDWEKAFPNHSTPYYSTIVFLVRKGNPKAIKDWDDVVKPGIGVITPNPKTSGGARWNYLAAWGFAKKKYKTEEAATQFVKNLYKNTSVLDTGARGSTTTFVQRGIGDVLLAWENEAELALSESRKANGGVAQFEVVYPSTSILAETPVAIVEKVAAKKGTTEVAKAYLEFLYTKEGQEIVAKHFFRPNDAAILKANVAKFPKLQLFDVRSIEGSWAAAHKKHFADGGLFDSIYGEAKK